Proteins encoded by one window of Toxotes jaculatrix isolate fToxJac2 chromosome 22, fToxJac2.pri, whole genome shotgun sequence:
- the LOC121176056 gene encoding inhibitor of nuclear factor kappa-B kinase-interacting protein isoform X2, protein MPTELKQRKKTQKQSDEASENSSANGKDEAQKAKTEPGNNTGANKTSSSLDIRSLMCLLSLAACGALSWMVLQQNERFSQIEEKYKSLHGKTSSLFDMEEEVLKVSKKCESVRLMLEGLGGQRGSLQPQLEGLEQDVGRLKEWASGLTEKRAQLQTSLNALRDAVGQIEERTLAITKDFANKVASVRTDVRRMDGLQSELESLLTQVGELEDKTTQVERSMVKRIGDVLASSIDRVSSLRAASERNAQAIEQLRRRIPELTTADKQISERLVELESGRARVIRTVTFASDLKPKVAAIKRDFGAFEPQLSDLTLRIGRLAEDLTKREQEIAELRQTLSNLTAVEGDLSVTTKQVSEIADISDIGEMHRKT, encoded by the exons ATGCCTACTGAActgaagcagaggaagaagacgcaaaaacaaagtgatgaaGCGTCAGAAAACTCTTCTGCGAACGGCAAAGATGAAGCGCAAAAAGCGAAGACGGAGCCTGGAAACAACACGGGAGCGAATAAAACGTCTTCGAGTCTGGACATTAGAAGTTTAATGTGCTTATTGTCGCTTGCAGCGTGTGGAGCTCTGAGCTG GATGGTGCTGCAGCAGAACGAGAGGTTTTCCCAAATTGAAGAAAAGTACAAATCTCTGCACGGGAAGACTTCGAGTCTATTCGACATGGAGGAAGAAGTCCTCAAAGTCTCTAAGAAG TGTGAGAGTGTCCGACTGATGCTGGAGGGTCTCGGGGGTCAGCGGGggtctctgcagcctcagctggaGGGTTTGGAGCAGGACGTCGGCCGGCTGAAGGAGTGGGCCTCTGGGCTGACCGAGAAACGAGCTCAGCTGCAGACCAGCCTGAACGCACTGAGAGACGCTGTGGGACAGATTGAAGAACGCACTTTGGCCATCACTAAGGACTTTGCCAACAAG GTGGCATCAGTGAGGACAGATGTGCGCAGGATGGATGGCCTGCAGTCAGAGCTGGAGTCTCTGCTCACTCAGGTTGGAGAGCTGGAGGACAAGACCACTCAGGTGGAGCGCAGCATGGTCAAACGCATCGGGGATGTGCTGGCCAGCAGCATCGACCGGGTCTCCAGCCTCCGGGCTGCGTCCGAACGCAACGCGCAGGCCATAGAGCAGCTCCGCAGACGCATCCCTGAACTCACCACCGCTGACAAACAGATCTCTGAGCGCTTGGTGGAGCTAGAGAGCGGCAGAGCTCGCGTGATAAGAACAGTGACCTTTGCCAGCGACCTTAAACCAAAGGTGGCTGCTATTAAGAGGGACTTTGGGGCGTTCGAGCCTCAGCTGTCAGATCTGACTCTGCGGATCGGAAGACTCGCAGAAGATCTCACCAAAAGAGAGCAGGAGATTGCTGAGCTTAGACAAACGTTAAGTAATCTGACTGCAGTGGAGGGAGATTTAAGTGTTACAACTAAACAGGTTAGTGAAATAGCTGATATATCTGATATTGGAGAGATGCACAGGAAAACATGa
- the LOC121176056 gene encoding inhibitor of nuclear factor kappa-B kinase-interacting protein isoform X1 produces the protein MPTELKQRKKTQKQSDEASENSSANGKDEAQKAKTEPGNNTGANKTSSSLDIRSLMCLLSLAACGALSWMVLQQNERFSQIEEKYKSLHGKTSSLFDMEEEVLKVSKKLAASEDDLQEALSTVSLATRLQQDISTLHTAVMAMQADENSASRDLQTVNAHFLNVTETWQERLAAITSDLAALKAESREAHAGATERVNEAERRARSLTEKLEELEDSTKRNARALERTEEDDATRVQDQMDWNTKQIHKLEEQISSLSKREAELSSQLQEHIPRAQECEEHLPQVEEAVRSILRLGGDLSGAEKRLEEVTLQVFGTEDSMLKALNEILEIRQELDTLQAQNSILKMKNELSVVKEAVRELTMVLREGRVDSQNDLDTLEEEEGWKDEEEEEEEWDKDDQDETNQPLHDDLSE, from the exons ATGCCTACTGAActgaagcagaggaagaagacgcaaaaacaaagtgatgaaGCGTCAGAAAACTCTTCTGCGAACGGCAAAGATGAAGCGCAAAAAGCGAAGACGGAGCCTGGAAACAACACGGGAGCGAATAAAACGTCTTCGAGTCTGGACATTAGAAGTTTAATGTGCTTATTGTCGCTTGCAGCGTGTGGAGCTCTGAGCTG GATGGTGCTGCAGCAGAACGAGAGGTTTTCCCAAATTGAAGAAAAGTACAAATCTCTGCACGGGAAGACTTCGAGTCTATTCGACATGGAGGAAGAAGTCCTCAAAGTCTCTAAGAAG CTTGCCGCCTCTGAGGATGACCTGCAGGAGGCGCTTTCCACCGTCTCCTTGGCAACAAGACTCCAACAGGACATCTCCACCCTCCACACGGCCGTCATGGCGATGCAGGCCGATGAGAACTCCGCCTCCCGTGACCTGCAGACGGTCAACGCTCACTTCCTCAATGTGACAGAGACGTGGCAGGAGCGTCTGGCGGCCATCACCTCTGACCTGGCTGCCCTCAAAGCCGAGTCACGGGAAGCTCACGCCGGAGCCACCGAGCGGGTGAACGAGGCAGAGCGGAGGGCTCGGTCGCTGACGGAGAAGCTGGAGGAGCTTGAGGACAGCACAAAGAGAAACGCCCGAGCTCTGGAGCGCACAGAGGAGGACGACGCCACACGAGTGCAGGATCAGATGGACTGGAACACCAAGCAGATCCACAAGCTGGAGGAGCAGATCAGCAGCCTTTCCAAGAGGGAGGCTGagctcagctctcagctccAGGAGCACATTCCCCGGGCACAGGAGTGTGAAGAACACCTGCCGCAGGTGGAGGAGGCGGTGCGCTCCATCCTGAGGCTGGGGGGTGACCTGAGCGGGGCGGAGAAGAGGCTGGAGGAGGTGACGCTACAGGTGTTTGGGACAGAGGACAGCATGCTGAAGGCGCTGAATGAAATCCTCGAGATCAGACAGGAGCTGGACACCCTGCAGGCTCAAAACAGCATCCTGAAGATGAAAAATGAGTTGTCCGTAGTTAAAGAGGCGGTCCGTGAACTCACCATGGTGTTGAGGGAAGGTAGGGTTGACAGCCAAAACGACTTGGACAccctggaagaggaagaaggatggaaagatgaggaggaggaggaggaggagtgggataAAGACGACCAGGATGAAACAAATCAACCTCTTCATGACGACCTCTCTGAATGA